A stretch of Clostridium formicaceticum DNA encodes these proteins:
- a CDS encoding substrate-binding domain-containing protein: MKKVLFVFLCCFMLMTLNVQAQQPVEVVVDNHPVVFTGQEAIYDDTQNVVFIPLHAVCESLGAEVKWDDVAEKAIVKLMNKTVEVPIKDTQITVNSKKVDLENNIVVMNQRMMVPMEFINKVLGSKVDWNKSEGLVSIFDRNSKIKMASTIGPIDAGIVGTLAQKFEEKTDVNVEYLGAGTGKALEMSKTGDFDLVMVHAKALEEQFIADGYGEERIAVMYNDFVIIGPANDPAEIKGRTVADALKKIMENEIKLVSRGDNSGTHVKEMELWEEAGLSPEGDWYIVWEGGSQGNSATLKYTNEQQAYTMIDRATYLALKNEITIIPLVEGEEALLNFISVIPVNPERFSQVNHSLAMAFIEFMTSEEGQTIIRDFKKDIYGEPMFFPDSTEWKNLSR, from the coding sequence ATGAAAAAAGTATTATTTGTATTCTTATGCTGTTTTATGCTGATGACTTTAAATGTACAGGCTCAGCAACCTGTAGAAGTAGTAGTAGATAATCATCCAGTTGTATTCACCGGACAGGAAGCTATTTATGATGATACACAAAATGTTGTATTCATTCCTTTGCATGCTGTCTGTGAAAGTCTTGGTGCAGAAGTGAAATGGGATGATGTTGCGGAAAAGGCGATTGTAAAATTAATGAATAAGACCGTTGAAGTTCCTATCAAAGATACGCAAATTACCGTTAATAGTAAAAAAGTAGATTTGGAAAATAATATCGTTGTTATGAATCAACGTATGATGGTACCTATGGAATTTATTAATAAGGTTTTAGGAAGTAAAGTAGATTGGAATAAAAGTGAAGGTTTGGTATCTATTTTTGATCGAAACAGTAAAATAAAAATGGCTAGTACAATCGGCCCAATTGATGCAGGAATTGTAGGAACCCTAGCGCAAAAATTTGAAGAAAAAACCGATGTAAATGTGGAATATTTAGGAGCAGGAACAGGAAAAGCTTTGGAAATGTCTAAAACCGGAGACTTTGATCTAGTGATGGTACATGCTAAGGCCTTAGAGGAACAATTTATCGCAGATGGTTATGGGGAAGAGCGAATTGCTGTTATGTACAATGATTTTGTCATTATAGGTCCTGCTAATGATCCTGCAGAGATTAAAGGAAGGACTGTGGCTGATGCTTTAAAGAAAATCATGGAAAATGAAATTAAGTTAGTTAGTAGGGGGGATAACTCTGGTACCCATGTAAAAGAAATGGAATTATGGGAGGAGGCGGGCCTAAGTCCTGAAGGAGATTGGTACATAGTATGGGAGGGCGGGTCACAAGGTAATTCTGCTACTTTGAAATATACTAACGAGCAGCAAGCCTATACTATGATTGACAGAGCAACCTATTTAGCTTTAAAAAATGAGATCACAATCATTCCTCTTGTGGAAGGAGAAGAGGCTCTGCTTAACTTTATTTCGGTAATACCTGTAAACCCTGAAAGATTTTCTCAAGTAAATCATTCACTAGCAATGGCATTTATTGAATTTATGACCTCCGAAGAAGGACAAACCATTATTCGTGATTTTAAGAAAGATATCTATGGGGAGCCAATGTTTTTCCCAGATTCTACAGAATGGAAAAATCTATCCAGGTAG